CCCTTCTCGACCGGTGCGCTCTCCCCGGTGACGGGCGACTCGTCCACGGTCGTGCGGCCCTCGAGCACCTCCCCGTCGACCGCGAACCGCTCCCCGGGCCGGACGACCAGAACCTCCCCGACCGCCACCTCCCCGGCGGGCACCCGGAGCTCCATACCGCCCCGCAGGACGGTAACCTCCTCCGGGACGAGCCGCGCGAGCGCCCGCACCGCCCCCCGCGTCCTCTCGACCGCGTAGACCTGCAGCGCGCCGCCCGCCGCGAACAGCACCACCACGAGCGCCGCCTCGCCCCACGCCCCGATCCCGACAGCCCCCACGACGGCCGTGCTCATGAGCACGTTCATGTCCATGTGCCGGGACCTGAGCGCTGCGAACGCGGCCCGGAAGATGGGGACCCCGCCCGCCGCGATCGCCGCCGCGTACAGGGAGATCCATGCCACCCCCGGGCCGCCCGCGAGCTGCAGCGCCGCCCCCGCCGCGAAGAGCAGCGCCGCCACCCCCGTGAGAACCACCCGCCTCTCCCGCCACAGAGGCTCCCGTTCCTCCCGCCGGGGCACGGCCACCCCGTAGCCCGCCTCCCGTACCGCCCCCTCCAGCGCCTCGCGGCTCACCGAAGCCTCGTGCTCGGCCTCCAGCCGCCCCGCCGCGAAGCTCACCGTCGCCCGGTAGACCCCCGGAAGCCGCCCCACGCTCCGCTCCACGCTCGCCGCACACGCCGCACAATCCATCCCCTCCACCCGCAGCACCGTGCGCCGCGCCCCAGCGGGTACGGAGACCCCTCCCCCGCCCAGAACCGGAAGCTCCCTCCGGCCCACCGGCCTACCTGCTTCGAAGGATGTTCCTACGAACGCTCATATGAGCATTCTATCATATGTTGTGGTGGGGTTTTCTCTTTGTATCGAGGGGGAGGAAGCGGGTGCCGTGGGTGGCGTGGTCGCCGGCGTGGTCCACCTGGAGGGTGGTATGGGAGATACCGTACTCTTCGCGGAGCAGGCGTTCGAGTTCGCGGCGCTTGGCGTGGCAGTCTTCGCCGGCTGAGACCAGGACGTGGGCAGAGAGGGCGGGGAAGCCCGAGGTGATGGTCCAGACGTGGAGGTCGTGCACCTCGGCGACGCCGGTGGTGGAGGCCATACGGCGGCCTATTTCGGCGGGGTCTACACCCTGGGGGGCGGCTTCGAGGAGGATGTTCACCGAGTCGCGCAGCAGCCGCCAGGAGGAGGCCAGGATCAGGAGCCCTATGAGGACGCTGATGAGGGGGTCGGCCGGGTACCAACCGGTGAGCAGGATGATGAGGCCGGAGACCAGCACCCCGAAGGAGCCGAGCAGGTCGGCCAGCACGTGCCGGAGGGCGCCCTGCAGGTTGAGGCTCTCCGAGCCGGGGCGCATGAGCACCCAGGCGGCGGCCGCGTTGACCGCGAGGCCGGCTACGGCCACGGCGGCGACCCAGCCGCCCATGACCTGCGGAGGCTCCTGGAGCCTGCGGTAGGCCTCGTAGAAGATCCAGAGGGATATCGCGACGAGGGTCACGCCGTTGAAGAGGGCCGCCAGGATCTCCGCCCGCTTGTACCCGAAGCTCCGCTCGGGGGTCGGGGGCCTGGACGAGAGCCAGAGCGCGAACAGCGCAAGCCCCAGCGAGAGGTTGTCCGAGAGCATGTGCGCCGCGTCGGCGAGCAGCGCCAGCGACCCGGTGAGAAGCCCACCCACCACCTCCGCAACCGTGTAGGAGGCCGTGATCGCCAGCGCCACCGCCAGCGAACGCCGGTCGGCCTCCCGCCCGTGACCCGCATGTTCATTTGCATGAGTCATCGCTCATATGATATCCGAGACGGGGGGTATGGGGCAAGGGTCAGGCGTGGCGGACGTGCTGGAGGGAGAGGTCGAGGAGGCGGCGGACGTGGTCGTCGGCGAGGGTGTAGTAGGCCATCTTGCCCTCGCGGCGGTAGGTGACCAGGTTGGCGTTACGGAGGGTCCGGAGCTGGTGGGAGACGGCGGACTGGCTGAGGCCGAGGACGGCCTGCAGGTCGCAGACGCACAGTTCGCGGTCGGCGAGGGCGCACAGGATCCGCATGCGGGTGGGGTCGCCGACGGCCTTCAGGAGTTCGCTAGCGCCCCGGATCTCCTCTGGCTCCGGCATGGCGGAGAGGGCTTCGGAGACTTGCTGCGGGTGTATGCCGGTCTCCTCGCAGGTGGAGAGGCGTTCGGTCTGTCTGGTGTCGCTGCTCATCACGAAGGATTATACGGTGTGGGGGACGGGTTCGAGCAGCACCCTCTCCAGGCGGGGGAGACGCTTGCGGGCGGCGGTCGCGAGGCGCTCCGAGAGCTCGCCGATCCGTTCGGCGCTCAGCTCCGGGGGCACCCGGGCCCGCACCTCGGCGTGGAGGGAGTGCCCGATCCAGCGCGCCCGCACCTCCTCGACCTGCAGGATCTCCGGCATCCCGGAGGCGACCTCCTCCAGCGCTTCGACCGTCCCGGGCTCCACGGCGTCCATCAGCCGCCGCCAGACCGTCCTGGCCGAGTCCCGGACGATGAGCAGGATGACGGCCGTGATCCCGAGCCCCACCACGGGGTCCACGGCCGGGTACCCGAGCCACGCGCCCGCCGCGCCCGCGAGCACCGCGAGCGAGGTGAGCCCGTCGGTGCGGGCGTGCTGGCCGTCGGCGATGAGCGCGGCGCTGCCGATCCTGCGTCCCGTCGAGATGCGCAGGCGGGCCACCAGCTCGTTGCCCGCGAAGCCGGTCACGGCGGCGAGAGCCACCCACCCGGTTCCCCGCACCCCCGAGCCCTCCAGAAGCTTCGTCGCCGACTCGTAGCCGGAGACGGCCGCGCTGAGCAGGATGACCCCGACTATCGCGGCGCCGGCCAGATCCTCGGCCCGCCCGTAGCCGTAGGTGTAGGAGCGGCTGGCGGCCCTCCGGGAGAGGGCGAAGGCCAGCCACAGCGGAAGGGCGGTGAGGGCGTCGCCGAAGTTGTGCGCGGTGTCCGCCAGGAGCGCCGCGGAGCCGGAGAGGAGGGCCACCGCGAGCTGGAAGGCTGCGGTGAGCGCGAGGACGGCGAGGGAGAGCTTGACCGCCCGGATGCCCTCGGCGCTCGCCCCGTGGTCCACGGGGGCGTGGTGGTGCCTCACGGTCCGTCCCGCCGGCAGGGATGCGAGGGGTCTGCGGCCACGTGCGGCTTGATGTCCAGGATCGGGGTGCCGTCCAGCATGTCCAGGCCCCGCACCCGGACGGAGCCTCCCTCGACCCCGAGCACCTCCAGCACCGAGACGCCCACCGGGTTGGGGCGCAGAGGGGAGCAGGTGCTGAAGACCCCCACCGGTCCCTCGCGGTGCGGGGGCGTCTGCCGCAGGTGTCCGGGTTCGAAGGGCGGGCTCTGGTGGAAGTGGAAGACCACCAGGATGCTCTCCCCGGTCCGGATGTCCCGCAGCCCCTCCGCGTACTCCGGGAGCACCTCCAGCACCCCCTCCACGTCGGAGGAGGTCCAGCTGCGGGGAACCCGGCCTGGACGGGTCCGCACGTAGCCGATGGGGGAGAACTTCGCGCTCATCGTGCTCCGACCGCCGCGCGCCGCCGGAGGAAGGCCCCGCGGGAGACGGCGTAGCGCACCTCGTCGGAGCCTTCCTCGCGCAGCCCCATCCCCAGCCGCTCCATCATCCCGCGCCAGGCCCGGTTCTCCGGCCGGGTCGCGGTCCACACCTCCTCTATCCCGAGCTCCTCGAAGCCGTAGCGGAGCACCTCCCGGCAGGCTTCAGGGGCGAGCCCCTTGCACCAGTGGTCTTTGTGCAGGGCGTAAGAGAGGACGATCCGCCCCTCCCGCCGCTCGAGCCCGCAGTGGCCGATGAGCCGGCCGTCCTCGCGGAGGATCATGGCGAGCTGACCCAGGCCCTCCCGGTAACCTCGCAGCCACCTCTCGAGCGCCGCCTCCACCGCGGCGGCTTCCCGGCCCCCGTCGCACATGAAGCCCCGGGTCTCCTCCTCGGCGGCTATCCGGACGAGTGCCGGGAGATCCTTCCTCGCAAACGGACGCAGCAGCAGCCGACGGGTCCTGAGCTCCCTCAAGAAGACCAGCCCTCCTCCTCTCTCCGAGATGCGGCGCCGAGCCGGGCGTGGTCCACGTGGTAGAGCGCCTCCCGCAGTAAGACCCCGAGATGGTCGTCGGCGAGCGAGTAGAAGCGCCTCCGACCCTCCCTCCGGCACCGGACCAGACCGAGATCCCTGAGCACCCGCAGCTGGTGGCTGGTCGCCGAAGGACGCATCCCGACCGCCTTGGCGAGCTCCCCAGCGGAGAGCTCCCCACGCTCCAGAAGCGCAAAGAGCGCCCGCAGCCGCGTCGGGCTCGCCAGCGCCCCCATGAGCCCCGCAACCCGCTCGTCCACCCCCGGCAGAGGCCCCCCGCCCAGCACGTCCCGCGGCTCCAGCAGGCGCTCCCCGGCCGGCGCATCCCTGAAGTGCGTCATGAAGATGATTTTATGAAAAATTGAAGAAGTATTCAATCGTTTTCGGGGGGCACGAACCGGGCGTAGTAGCCGGTTCGTGGTCCGAGGCGGCCCTCGTAGCGCAGGCCGGCGGCCTCGGCGCGGGAGAGGAGGGTTCGGAGGGGGACCATGTGGGGGTCTGGGAGGAGTTCGCCGACGACGAGTCGGCCGCCGGGTTTGAGGACGCGGTGGAGTTCGCGCAGGGCGCGGTCCTGGTCGGGGATCTCCCCGAGGGTTGCGACGAGGTAGGCGGCGTCGAAGGAGTGGTCGGGGTAGGGGAGGCTTTGGGCGTCGCCGCGGGTGGGGGTGATGTTGTGGATGTTCTTTGCGGCCGCGCGGCGGGTGGTGTGGTCGATCATCTTCTGCTGGAGGTCCAGGACGTGCAGGGTGCCGCCGGGGGAGATCCAGCGTGCGGTGTGGAGGGCGTAGTAGCCGGTGCCTGGGCCGACCTCCAGGATACGTTCGCCGGGGGAGGGGGAGAGGGTGCGGCGCAGCCGGTTGCGGGTGAGGAGGGGGCGGGGGAGGCTCACGGCGAGCCGGTAGCGGTAGGGGCAGGCGGCGGGATGGCGGCGGGCGCGGAGGGTGTAGAGGAAGGCGGCCGCGAGCAGGGCGGCGGGGATCAGGGTTCGCTTGCGCACCGGATTTCCCTCTCTGCTAGGGGCGTTCGCCGAGGGTCACGTCGAGGGTGCGGCGCTCGCCGTTGCGGACCACCGTCACGCTCACCTCGTCGCCCGGTTGGTAGTCCCTGAGGGCCGAGTAGAGGTCGCCGGAGCTGCGGATCTGTGTGTCGTCCAGCGCCACGATGATATCGCCGCGGCGCAGGCCTGCCTCGTCGGCCGGCGTTCCCCGCTCCACCTGGGCCACCAGGGCGCCCGAGGTCACCTCCAGCCCGTAGAGCTCCGCCTCCTGGCGGGTCAGGTCCACCGGGACGATCCCCAGGAACGGCTCCCGCACCTCGCCGGTCTCTATGAGCTGGTCGGCCACCGAGGTCGCCACCGAGGCCGGGATGGCAAAACCGATGCTCTCCGCCCCCGTCTGGGGGGGCAGGTAGGCGACGTTTATCCCGATGATCTCGCTGGAGCGGTTCGCCAGGGCGCCGCCCGAGGAGCCCGGCGAGATCGCGGCGTCCGTCTGGATCAGGCCGGTCAGCGAGGGGATCTGGACTCCCCCGGTGAACCGGGCGGGGATCTCGCGGTCCAGCCCGCTGACCACGCCGGCGGTGACCGTGGACTCGAAGCCCGAGGGGCTGCCGATGGCCACCGCGAGCTGGCCCACGATGGGCTCGGCGTCGCTGAAGGTGGCGGCGGGGAGGTCGTCCCGGTTCACCTTGACGACGGCGATGTCCGTGCGGGGGTCGGAGCCCACCACCCGGCCGCGCTCGGTGGAGCCGTCGGCGAAGGCCACGTTCACCTCGTCGGCGCCCTCCACCACGTGGTTGTTGGTGATGATGTAGCCGTCCTTGCGGTAGATGACGCCGCTGCCCACCCCGCTCTGGCTCTCCGGGCCGAAGGGGGTGAGCTGGATCTCCTGGGTGTTCACCTGCACCACGCTGGGCTCCACCTTCGCCGCCACCTGCGCCACCGGCTCGTCCTGCGGGATGTTTTGGGTCGCCTGCGCCGGGCTCTGACCGGTCTGCCGCTGGCCTTCGTCTTCCGAGCAGGCCCCGGCCAGCAGGGCGGCGAAGAGCATCGCCGCGGCCGCGGCGACGGCCGCTGTCCTGGATCTCACGATCATCTTCCGGGCACCTCCTGCCGCGCCTCCAACTCGAACAAACTTCTATACGGGCGTGAACCGCGCCGGTTTCCGTTGTACCCTCGGGAGGTGGCCGGAGAAACCGGGACGGAGCGCGTGCCCGCCGAGCTGGCCCGGGCCGGGGAGGCCCGGCACTACATCACCTGGCTCGGCGGCGCCGCCGGTCTGCGCGGGGAGGATCTGCACGGGCTCGCGGTCGCCGCCGAGGCCGTCCTCACCGACGTGCTGCTCGCCTCCGATGGGGGGACCATGGAGATCTCGGCCCGCAGCGAGGGCGGGCTGCTGAGGATAGAGATCTCCCACCCCTCGGCGGGGGGCCGGGTGCGCAACCTCGAGGCGGTGCTGGAGCGCTTTCTCGACGGGCACGAGCTCTCCCCCGGAAGGAGCGTCCTCGTGAAGCGGCTTCCCGCCTAGGAGGAGAGGGCCCGCAGCCGCTCCTTCACCCGCTCCTCCTCGTCGCGCAGGTGGCGGAAGACGTCCTGGGCGAAGCGCACGGCGTGCTCCTCGGGGAGGTTGATCCTGCGGTTTTTCAGGACGGAGTCGAGCTCCTTTATCGCCGCCTCGGCCATCCCTACCATCATCTCCGCCTGCTTGAGCATCTCCGCGCGCTCCTCCTCGGGGATGTCGGCGCCAAGGCGCAGGCGTTCCCGGTGCTCCTCCAGGTACCTTATGAAGTCCCTTATACCCATCGCCAGCCCGGCATTATATCCCCTCAGAAGCGGGACTCCAGGAAGATCCCGCGGGTCACCTCCGGCGAGCCCAGCTCCCGGGCCCGCTGCTCGGCCAGCCGCCGGGCCCGCCCCCGCAGGAACACCGGCACCCCGGCCAGCTCCTCCAGCGCCTCCTCGGTCCAGGAGATCTCCGGCGGCCCGGGCTCCTCCGGCGGCTCCTCCACCTGCCGGAGGGCCCCATCCAGCGCGTCGGCCAGCACGCTGGAGCCCGCGTACCCCATCAGCGGCCGCGGAGCGAAGGACCGCTCGCCCGCGGGCGGGCAGAAGGGCAGAAACGGTATCCCCAACGACCCGGCGACCTCCTCCTCCAGCTCGGTGCCCACCAGCAGGTCCGGGGCGGAGCGCTCGATCCTCCGGTCCACCTCCTCCGGGTCGTCGGCGGCGAAGGCCGCGTCGGTGAAGGTGCTGGCGTGGAACAGGAAGTCCCGTTCCAGGTGGGTCATGTAGGTGCCGCAGCCGGCCACCCTGAGCCCCACCTCGCGCGAGAGAGCGTACCCCAGCCCCAGCGCGTAGGTGAAGTCCCCGAAGATGAACACGCTCCTGTCCTCGAAGACCTCCGGCGGGGCCAGCCGGGCGTACCAGGGCAGCTTCGCCGTGCGCGAGAGCTCGCCCCAGATCGCCTGCCGCACCGTCCGGGCCTCCACCTCGCAGACCCTGGCCGCCGCCCGCAACGCCGCCCCGGTCCCGGACGTCCCGATCATGGGGGTGGTGACCCGCGGGATGCCGAACTCGTCCTGCAGGTAGAGGGTAGCGGACTCCGCCACCTCCCGGTAGAGGACGACGTTCACCCAGGCCCGGGTGAGGCGGGAGAGCTCCTCCTCCCCGGCCCCCAGCGGCACCCGGGCGTTGACCCCTATCCCTATCAGGCCCAGGAGCCGCTCCGCCTCGGCGTACTCGGCCTCGGCGTCCCTGCCGAGCGCCGGCGGCCCGAAGAGGTTCGCGGTGGGCTCGGCGGTGCGGGGCTGGGGGACGGCGTGGGCCCGGATTACGTCCTCGAGCGCGAGCTCCGTCGCCTCCGTCTCGGCCATCCCCGGCACCTGCCAGCCGCAGGGGATGAAGTGCGGGCCCCGGCCCGTCTCGGGGTGCGGGGGCAGCGTGAGCTCCCCGGGGGGTTCCTCGCCCGAGAGCAGGGCCGCCTCCGAGCGGGCGAGGAGGAGGGTCCGGGCCTCCGGGTTGCGCCCGGCGGCCCGGAGCAGGTCCCGCTGCAGGTCGCCCGGGGCCCGGGTGTCGTCCGGGCGCCGCCACATCGGGCTCAGCGTCAGCGGAGCCGGGGAGCCGTCGCGCCTGCGGTCGGCGTGGAAGAAGGGGAAGTAGTTCTCCCCCGGCAGGGCGCGCAGCACCGCGTGGGCCTCCCGCAGGCTCGCCGCCAGGTGCAGGATGCCGTGTCCGGACGGGCCCTCGTAGACCCCCCGCAGCAGCCTCATAGGTTGGTCGCGGAGTCCAGCGCCTCGGCCCGGTCGAGGGCGCGGACCAGAAACTCCAGCACCCTGCGGGCTCCCCCGTAGCCGTGCACCCCGAGCCGCAGGAAGTCCCGCGAGCAGCGGCACAGCTGCCCCCGCGCCACCAGCGCCGCGTAGAGGCCCGGGCTGGCCACCACCAGATCGGGGCGCGAGCGCTCTATCCGCTCCAGCTGGCCCCTCCAGTCCGGCGACTCCACCACGTCCACGTCCGGCCCGAGCGCCCGCAGCTCCTCCGAGAGCAGTCGCCGGTCCAGCCGCGGGACCCCGACCTCCAGCACCACCGCCCCGGCATCGGCCAGAAAGCGGGCCAGCGGCACCTCCAGCCCCGTGTCCCCGGCGAAGAAGATCCTCTTGCCCCGGATGCGGTTGCGCAGCGGCTGCAGCTCCTGCCAGACGGCCCGCGCCCGCCCCAGCTCGCTGGCGGTGGACCCGGCGACCCCCGCCACCTCCTGGATGAAGCGGGCCGTGCCGTCCACCCCGATGGGGCACAGCGTCCGGATCGCCTCGGCCCCGCGCCGCTCCGCGGCCTCGAGCGCCGCCCCGAGGTTGGGGTCCAGCGCGGCGACCAGCGTCCCCTCGCCCACGGGCGGAAGTTCCCACACTCCACCCGCCGGGACCGTTCCGGCCACCTCGACCCCGTCGCGGGCCAGCTCGGAGGCCACCTCCCGCCCGGAGCCGGGGGAGTGGACCGCTCCGAGCAGCGCCACCGGCCGCCGCAGCGGCACTCGGCGCTCCTCCCCGCCCGTCCGGCCCAGCAGACCGGCCAGCAGACCCCCGCCGCCCTTGGCCGCGCCCTCCTCCCTGGGCGCCGGCACGCCGGAGGCCCCCTCGGGGCACAGCCCGAGGAGCTCCGCCAGCGTCCGGTCCTCCAGGTCCGTGGCCAGCACCCCGGGCGCCGGGTAGGGCTCGTCCGGGTCCACCGCGAGCACCGGCAGCTCCAGACGCCGGGCGGCGAGCCGGGCCTCGAACCCGGCGTCCACCCCCAGCCGGCGCGCCGACCGGCCGGCCACCAGGAGCACCGCCTCCAGGCCCCTGAAGCCCGCCGCGGCCTCCACGGTGCCGGAGGCGACCCGCCCCTGCTCCGGAGGGTCTTCCGGGTCGAGCAGGAGCGAGAGGACCCGCGGGCTGCGCGGCGGCGGGAAGGTTCCCGGTGCAGGAGGCGGCGGGACGCACCGCAGCAGGTGGGCCTCCGATCGGGTCCCGGCGACCACCACCAGGAGCCCGGGCAGTCGCTCCGCCAGACCCCCCGCGGCGCCGAGCGGGGGGAGCACGTCCGGAACGCCAGACTCGTTGAGTATGGTCAAGCAGACCCCCTCCGGAGGACCCCCGTGGCCGGCATGTTCCCCTCTCGCACCCCGAGCGCCACTAGTTTAAGCCGTGCAGGGCGTCGAGCGCCAGCTCCACCATGCCGTCCACCGCCGAGCGCAGATCCTCGTCGCTGATCCTGACGACCTCCTCGCCGATGGTGTCCGAGACCGTCAGCAGGCAGCCGGCCCGCACCCCGCGCATGGCGGCTATGGTGAAGATGGCCGCCGCCTCCATCTCCACCGCCAGCACCCCCAGCCGGCCCCAGAGCCCGGCCGGGTCCTCCACCGGATCGTAGAAGAGGTCGGAGCTGACCACCGGACCCACGAAGACCCGGCGCCCGGAGCGCTCGGCGGCGTGGTGGGCGGCGTGCACGATGTCGAAGTGGGCCGCCGGGGCGTAGGGGAGGCCGCGGGTGAGGGAGGAGACGGTGCCGTCCTGCGGTGCGGCGGCGGTGGCGACGACGAGGTCGCCGAGGCGCAGCTCCCGGTGGTAGCCGCCGCAGGTCCCCACCCGCACGAGGTTGCGGGCCCCGAGCTGGATGAGCTCCTCCACCACGATCGCGGCGCTCGGACAGCCCATCCCGGTGGCCTGCACCGAGACCGGCTTCCCCCGGTAGGAGCCGGTGTAGCCGAGCATGCCGCGCTCCCGGGTGACCAGGCGCGGGTTCTCGAAGAAGGTCCTGGCTATGTACTCCGCCCGCAGCGGGTCCCCCGGGAGCAGGACGCTCTCGGCGAAGTCTCCGGGCTCCGCACGTACGTGTACCGGCATACTGGCGTACCTCCTCTGGTCGTCCTGCCCGGCGGCGTACCCCGCCGGCCTGCTCGCTCAGAGGCTATCCAGAATAGCAGGGGGCGGGGGCACGGGCTTGGGGGAGAGGACGAGCGCCCCGGAGACGAGCCCGGCGGCCCGCCCGACCTCCCGGCCCCCGTAGAGCCGGGCGACCGGCTGGCCCTCCTCGACCCGGTCCCCGAGGTCGACCAGGAGCTCCACCCCGGCCCCGGGGTCGACCGGGTCGCCCTTCTTCTGTCGTCCGGCCCCGAGCAGCAGGGCCGCTCTGCCCACCCCGAGCGCGTCGAAGCGCTCGACGTAGCCCTCTCCCGGCGAGGGGACCTCGCGCACCTCGGAGGAGAGCGGGAGGTCGGCGAGGGAGTCCGGGTCGCCGCCCTGGGCCCGCACGAAGCGCACGAAGAGCTCGTAGGCGGCCCCGCTCGCGAGCGCCCGCCCGACGGCCCTCTCCGGCTCCGAGACCCCCTTGAGCTCCAGCAGCCGGACGGCGACGGAGCGGGCCACCTCCCCAAGATCCCGCGGCGCCTCCTCCCCCCGCAGGAAGCGGAGGCTCTCCCGGACCTCCAGGGCGTTGCCCACGGCCCGGCCCAGGGGGCGGCTCATGTCCGAGATCATGGCCGCCGCCCGGACGCCGAGGTCTTCGCTGAGCCGGATCAGCAGCCGGGCCAGCTCCCGGGCCTCCTCCGGGGTGCGCATGAAGGCCCCGGAGCCGCACTTGACGTCGTAGAGGAGGTGCCCGGCGCCGGTGGCCGCCTTTTTGGAGACGATGGACGACCCGATGAGCGGCAGCGAGTCCACCGTGCCGGTGGCGTCCCTGAGGGCGTAGATGGCCCTGTCGGCCGGGGCAAGCTCCCCGGCTTCGGCGATGGCCAGCCCGACCTCCTCGACCTGCCGCCGGAAGCGCTCCTCGGTGAGCGAGCAGCTGAAGCCGGGGATGGACTCCAGCTTGTCTATGGTCCCGCCGGTGATCCCCAGGCCTCGCCCGGAGAGCTTGGCCACCGGCGCCCCGCAGGCTGCGGCGAGCGGGAGGGCGGTGAGGCTGACCTTGTCCCCGACGCCCCCTGTGGAGTGCTTGTCCACGCACCCCGGGAAGGAGTAGCGTTTCCCGGAGTCCGCCATCGCCCGGGTCAGGGCCAGGGTCTCCTCGTAGCCCATTCCCCGGATGAAGACGGCCATGAGCAGGGCGGACATCTGGTAGTCCGGGATCCGTCCGGCGGTGTATCCCTCGACCACCGAGCGGATGAGGGACTCCGGCAGCTCCCCGCCCCGCTTCTTTATCTCTATGGCCTCCAGGACGTCGCTCACGGGGCGTCTCCTTCCCTCGGGAGGTTGGTGATCTCGACCGGCTCCACCGGGTCCGGCAGCGGGATGCGCAAAACGCGCGAGTAGAAGTGGAGCTCGGCCTCCAGGGCCCGCCGCAGCGACCGTTCCCTCCGGAACCCGTGACCCTCGCCCTCGAACTCCAAGAGGGCCACGGGGACGCCCCCGTCCCGCAGCCTTTCGTACAGCAACCGCGACTGTTCCGGGGGGACGACCTCGTCCTCGAGCCCCTGGAAGAGGATGAGGGGCGAGCGGATCTCCCCCGCCCTATGGAGGGGGGAGCGCTCCCGGTAGAGATCGGCCCGCTCCGGATAGGGCCCGACGAGCCCCTCCAGATACCGCGACTCGAACCTGTGGGTCTTCCTGACGAACGCCTCGAGGTCCGAGGGTCCGAAGTAGCTCGCGCCGGCGGCGAACTCCCCCCGGGAGGCCAGCGCGGCGAGCGCCGTGTACCCCCCGGCGCTCCAGCCCCGGATGATGAGGCGCTCCTCATCCGCCTCGCCGGCTGCGGCCGCGTGCCGGGCCGCGGCGGCGCAATCCTCGACCTCCGCCACCCCCCACCGGCCCCGCAGCCGCTCTCTGTAGGCCCGCCCGAAGCCGGTGCTCCCGGCGTAGTTCACGTCCAGCACCGCGAAGCCCCGGCTGGTCCAGTACTGCACCTCGGGGCTGAAGTGCGGGCGGGCGGCCCCGGTGGGTCCCCCGTGGGCCTGCACCAAAAGCGGCGGGCGCTCCCCCGGCGGTCCGGTGAAGGCGGCGTTGGCGGGCCGGTAGAGAAAGGCGTGCACCCGGGCGCCGTCCCCGGAGGGGACCTCCACCACCTCGGGGACGGAGAGGTAGCCGGGCTCGACCTCCGGCCCCGCCGGACGGTAGACCTCCTCCGGACCGCTCCCGGGGAGCTCCAGCCGCACCACCCGCGGCGGTCCGTCGAAGGTGGCCCCGACGAAGGCTCCCTCGCCGTTCTCGGCCCTCACCTGGGAGACGTGGGTGAAGGGGCTCTCGAGCGGGGAGATCCTGCGGTCCGCGACGTTCACGACGGCGAGCCTCCAGACCCCCCGGCGGGTGTAGGCGCACAGGATCGCGTTCTCCCCCGCGAAGGCGTAGGTGGAGAGCCCGAAGGCCCACTGTGGGACCCCGAACTCCGCCTTCATCGGGCAGACGGGCTCCGCCCGGCCGTAGGGTGAGAGCCGGTAGAGGTTCCACCAGCCGGCCCGGTCGGAGACGAAGTAGAGCAGGCCCCGCGGCGACCACTCGGGCTGGAGGACG
The Rubrobacter xylanophilus genome window above contains:
- a CDS encoding nitrogenase component 1 — translated: MTILNESGVPDVLPPLGAAGGLAERLPGLLVVVAGTRSEAHLLRCVPPPPAPGTFPPPRSPRVLSLLLDPEDPPEQGRVASGTVEAAAGFRGLEAVLLVAGRSARRLGVDAGFEARLAARRLELPVLAVDPDEPYPAPGVLATDLEDRTLAELLGLCPEGASGVPAPREEGAAKGGGGLLAGLLGRTGGEERRVPLRRPVALLGAVHSPGSGREVASELARDGVEVAGTVPAGGVWELPPVGEGTLVAALDPNLGAALEAAERRGAEAIRTLCPIGVDGTARFIQEVAGVAGSTASELGRARAVWQELQPLRNRIRGKRIFFAGDTGLEVPLARFLADAGAVVLEVGVPRLDRRLLSEELRALGPDVDVVESPDWRGQLERIERSRPDLVVASPGLYAALVARGQLCRCSRDFLRLGVHGYGGARRVLEFLVRALDRAEALDSATNL
- a CDS encoding DeoD-type purine-nucleoside phosphorylase, giving the protein MPVHVRAEPGDFAESVLLPGDPLRAEYIARTFFENPRLVTRERGMLGYTGSYRGKPVSVQATGMGCPSAAIVVEELIQLGARNLVRVGTCGGYHRELRLGDLVVATAAAPQDGTVSSLTRGLPYAPAAHFDIVHAAHHAAERSGRRVFVGPVVSSDLFYDPVEDPAGLWGRLGVLAVEMEAAAIFTIAAMRGVRAGCLLTVSDTIGEEVVRISDEDLRSAVDGMVELALDALHGLN
- a CDS encoding thymidine phosphorylase; protein product: MSDVLEAIEIKKRGGELPESLIRSVVEGYTAGRIPDYQMSALLMAVFIRGMGYEETLALTRAMADSGKRYSFPGCVDKHSTGGVGDKVSLTALPLAAACGAPVAKLSGRGLGITGGTIDKLESIPGFSCSLTEERFRRQVEEVGLAIAEAGELAPADRAIYALRDATGTVDSLPLIGSSIVSKKAATGAGHLLYDVKCGSGAFMRTPEEARELARLLIRLSEDLGVRAAAMISDMSRPLGRAVGNALEVRESLRFLRGEEAPRDLGEVARSVAVRLLELKGVSEPERAVGRALASGAAYELFVRFVRAQGGDPDSLADLPLSSEVREVPSPGEGYVERFDALGVGRAALLLGAGRQKKGDPVDPGAGVELLVDLGDRVEEGQPVARLYGGREVGRAAGLVSGALVLSPKPVPPPPAILDSL
- a CDS encoding S9 family peptidase, with amino-acid sequence MNPMRTAPYGSWKSPLPATAGAGIEELSLSEGVLYWTESRPEEGGRSVLLSRAPDGRVRELSPPPFDVRSRTHGYGGGAFAALGETVVFSNLEDGRLYRLDGGVPRPITPPAGARYADLRLDAERERVICVREDHSGDGPRDEIVAVPLDGRHPPEVLFSGPDFLASPRLSPDGSRLAWLSWDLPNMPWDGTWLWTAELDAAGRPAGARRVAGGPSESVLQPEWSPRGLLYFVSDRAGWWNLYRLSPYGRAEPVCPMKAEFGVPQWAFGLSTYAFAGENAILCAYTRRGVWRLAVVNVADRRISPLESPFTHVSQVRAENGEGAFVGATFDGPPRVVRLELPGSGPEEVYRPAGPEVEPGYLSVPEVVEVPSGDGARVHAFLYRPANAAFTGPPGERPPLLVQAHGGPTGAARPHFSPEVQYWTSRGFAVLDVNYAGSTGFGRAYRERLRGRWGVAEVEDCAAAARHAAAAGEADEERLIIRGWSAGGYTALAALASRGEFAAGASYFGPSDLEAFVRKTHRFESRYLEGLVGPYPERADLYRERSPLHRAGEIRSPLILFQGLEDEVVPPEQSRLLYERLRDGGVPVALLEFEGEGHGFRRERSLRRALEAELHFYSRVLRIPLPDPVEPVEITNLPREGDAP